In a single window of the Bacillus mycoides genome:
- the thrC gene encoding threonine synthase — MYKGLLKQYASYLPVNENTPDVSLMEGNTPLIPLLNISKQLGIQLYGKYEGANPTGSFKDRGMVMAVAKAKEEGSEAIICASTGNTSASAAAYAARLGMKCIIVIPEGKIAHGKLAQAVAYGAEIISIEGNFDDALKAVRNIAAEEPITLVNSVNPYRIEGQKTAAFEICDQLENAPDVLAIPVGNAGNITAYWKGFCEYEKEKGYKKPRIHGFEAEGAAAIVKGHVIEEPETIATAIRIGNPASWSYAVEAAEQSHGEIDMVSDEEILHAYRLLAKTEGVFAEPGSNASLAGVIKHVQSGKIKKGETVVAVLTGNGLKDPDIAISSNKFDIASVSNDIDQIKDHIKGVIMS, encoded by the coding sequence ATGTATAAAGGACTATTAAAACAGTACGCTTCTTATTTACCGGTGAATGAAAACACACCTGATGTCAGCTTAATGGAAGGGAATACACCCCTGATTCCATTATTAAATATATCAAAACAATTAGGGATTCAGTTATACGGAAAATATGAAGGAGCGAATCCAACGGGTTCTTTTAAAGACCGTGGTATGGTAATGGCAGTTGCAAAGGCGAAAGAAGAAGGTTCAGAGGCTATCATTTGTGCATCTACAGGTAATACATCAGCATCAGCTGCCGCATACGCGGCACGCCTCGGAATGAAATGTATTATCGTAATACCAGAAGGAAAGATTGCGCATGGGAAATTAGCGCAAGCAGTTGCTTATGGAGCGGAGATCATTTCAATAGAAGGGAATTTCGATGATGCACTTAAGGCTGTAAGAAATATTGCTGCAGAAGAGCCGATTACATTAGTAAACTCAGTAAATCCTTACCGAATTGAAGGACAAAAAACAGCAGCATTTGAAATTTGCGACCAGTTGGAAAATGCACCAGATGTTCTAGCTATTCCGGTTGGGAACGCAGGGAACATAACAGCATACTGGAAAGGATTCTGTGAATATGAAAAAGAAAAGGGTTATAAAAAACCAAGAATTCACGGCTTTGAAGCCGAAGGAGCAGCTGCAATTGTAAAAGGGCATGTAATTGAAGAACCTGAAACGATTGCAACAGCGATTCGTATTGGTAACCCAGCGAGTTGGTCGTATGCAGTAGAGGCTGCCGAGCAGTCTCATGGTGAAATAGATATGGTGTCAGATGAAGAAATATTACATGCGTATAGATTGTTAGCAAAAACTGAAGGAGTTTTTGCAGAGCCAGGATCAAATGCTTCATTAGCGGGCGTCATTAAACATGTGCAATCTGGAAAAATCAAAAAGGGAGAAACGGTTGTTGCAGTTTTAACTGGAAACGGTTTGAAAGATCCTGATATCGCAATTTCTTCTAATAAATTTGATATTGCAAGTGTGTCAAATGATATAGATCAAATTAAAGATCATATTAAAGGGGTGATTATGTCGTGA
- a CDS encoding homoserine dehydrogenase — MNNVINVGVLGLGTVGSGVVHILKEHYKKITLDTGYEVKVKTVVVRDLEKERDVCIDGIVVTSNVDEVLNDSNIDIVVEVMGGIEEAKEHIVKALQSKKHVVTANKDLMAVYGAELLQLANKNECDLCYEASVAGGIPILRGLSDGLASDQIEKIMGIVNGTTNYMLTKMSQNGWSYEEALQEAQKLGFAESDPTADVDGLDAARKVAILANLGFSMNVSLDDVQVRGIRKVEKEDLEMAEKLGFTMKLIGKAEKQGSSIHLSVEPTLLPRHHPLSNVNNEFNAVYVHGQAVGEVMFYGPGAGKLPTGSAVVSDIISIVKNMNQVPKNKSVLKEPEPYELQGDEEVVSKYFLRISLRDEPGMFKKITECFVDYSVSLKEVIQLPLNRELAEVVVVTHQTSKYQFEQVLGAIEDVASEINSYYIIEEEKQYV; from the coding sequence ATGAATAACGTTATTAATGTTGGGGTATTAGGATTAGGTACTGTCGGAAGTGGTGTTGTCCATATTTTGAAAGAACATTATAAAAAAATCACTCTTGATACAGGATATGAAGTAAAGGTAAAGACAGTCGTTGTACGTGATTTGGAAAAGGAACGTGATGTTTGCATTGATGGAATCGTAGTAACAAGTAATGTCGATGAAGTTCTAAATGATTCAAATATTGATATTGTAGTAGAGGTAATGGGCGGAATTGAAGAAGCGAAAGAGCATATTGTGAAGGCTTTGCAAAGTAAGAAACATGTCGTAACAGCAAATAAAGATTTAATGGCTGTATATGGTGCGGAGCTTCTGCAACTGGCAAATAAAAATGAATGTGACCTATGTTACGAAGCGAGTGTAGCCGGTGGGATTCCAATATTAAGAGGATTATCAGACGGGCTAGCTTCAGATCAAATTGAAAAAATAATGGGAATCGTAAATGGAACAACAAATTATATGTTAACAAAGATGAGTCAAAATGGATGGTCGTATGAAGAGGCTTTACAAGAAGCGCAAAAATTAGGGTTTGCAGAATCAGATCCGACAGCGGATGTAGATGGACTAGACGCTGCGAGAAAGGTAGCAATTCTTGCAAACTTAGGTTTTTCGATGAATGTTTCTTTAGATGATGTTCAAGTTAGAGGTATTCGAAAGGTTGAAAAAGAAGATTTAGAGATGGCCGAAAAATTAGGATTTACAATGAAATTAATTGGTAAAGCTGAAAAACAAGGATCATCCATTCACTTAAGTGTAGAACCGACTTTATTACCACGTCATCATCCGCTATCGAATGTGAATAATGAATTTAATGCGGTGTATGTTCACGGTCAAGCAGTAGGAGAAGTGATGTTTTACGGACCTGGAGCTGGGAAGTTACCAACTGGTTCTGCTGTAGTAAGTGACATTATTTCAATCGTTAAAAATATGAATCAAGTTCCGAAAAATAAAAGTGTATTAAAAGAACCGGAGCCGTATGAATTACAAGGAGATGAAGAAGTAGTTTCAAAATACTTTTTGCGCATTTCATTACGAGATGAGCCTGGAATGTTTAAAAAAATAACAGAATGTTTCGTCGATTATTCTGTGAGTTTAAAAGAGGTAATTCAATTACCTTTGAATCGTGAGCTTGCAGAAGTCGTTGTTGTGACGCATCAAACTTCAAAATATCAATTCGAGCAAGTTTTAGGAGCGATAGAAGATGTCGCAAGTGAAATAAACAGTTACTACATTATTGAGGAGGAAAAACAATATGTATAA